One Ictalurus furcatus strain D&B chromosome 21, Billie_1.0, whole genome shotgun sequence genomic region harbors:
- the LOC128625269 gene encoding myosin heavy chain, fast skeletal muscle-like: MITVVFVTQMAIDILGFSVDEKINIYKLTGAVMHHGNMKFKQKQREEQAEPDGTEVADKIAYLLGLNSADMLKALCYPRVKVGNEFVTKGQTVPQVMFSNNKK, encoded by the exons ATGATAACTGTAGTCTTTGTCACACAGATGGCCATTGACATCCTCGGCTTCAGCGTTGATGAGAAAATTAACATCTACAAGCTGACCGGTGCTGTGATGCATCATGGAAACATGAAGTTCAAGCAGAAGCAGAGGGAGGAGCAGGCTGAGCCTGATGGCACTGAGG TTGCTGATAAAATCGCCTACCTTCTGGGTCTGAACTCAGCTGACATGCTGAAAGCTTTGTGCTACCCCAGAGTCAAGGTTGGAAACGAGTTTGTTACCAAAGGCCAGACTGTACCTCAGGTAATGTtctcaaacaacaaaaaatag
- the LOC128625257 gene encoding myosin heavy chain, fast skeletal muscle translates to MGDGEMECFGPAAIFLRKPERERIESQNKPFDAKTAYFVSEPSEMYLKGVLQSKEGGKATVKTLCGKTLTVKEDDIFPMNPPKFDKIEDMAMMTHLNEPAVLYNLKERYAAWMIYTYSGLFCVTVNPYKWLPVYDAVVVTAYRGKKRVEAPPHIFSISDNAYQFMLTDRENQSILITGESGAGKTVNTKRVIQYFATIAVSGQKKTEPTPGKMQGSLEDQIIAANPLLEAYGNAKTVRNDNSSRFGKFIRIHFGTTGKLASADIETYLLEKSRVTFQLSAERSYHIFYQLMTGHKPELLEALLITTNPYDYPMISQGEITVKSINDVEEFIATDTAIDILGFTADEKINIYKLTGAVVHHGNMKFKQKQREEQAEPDGTEVADKIAYLIGLNSADMLKALCYPRVKVGNEFVTKGQTVPQVNNAVSALCKSIYEKMFLWMVIRINEMLDTKQPRQFFIGVLDIAGFEIFDFNSLEQLCINFTNEKLQQFFNHHMFVLEQEEYKKEGIEWEFIDFGMDLAACIELIEKPMGIFSILEEECMFPKATDTSFKNKLHDQHLGKSAAFQKPKPAKGKAEAHFSLVHYAGTVDYNIVGWLDKNKDPLNDSVVQLYQKSANKLLCFLYAAHASAEAESGGKKGGKKKGGSFQTVSALFRENLGKLMTNLRSTHPHFVRCLIPNESKTPGLMENFLVIHQLRCNGVLEGIRICRKGFPSRILYGDFKQRYKVLNASVIPEGQFIDNKKASEKLLGSIDVDHTQYKFGHTKVFFKAGLLGTLEEMRDDKLAELVTMTQALCRGFLMRREFIKMMERREAIFAIQYNIRSFMNVKHWPWMKLYFKIKPLLKSAETEKEMAAMKENFDKMKEDLAKALAKKKELEEKMVSLLQEKNDLQLQVAAESENLSDAEERCEGLIKSKIQLEAKLKETNERLEDEEEINAELTAKKRKLEDECSELKKDIDDLELTLAKVEKEKHATENKVKNLTEEMTSQDEAIAKLSKEKKALQEAHQQTLDDLQAEEDKVNTLTKSKTKLEQQVDDLEGSLEQEKKLRMDLERAKRKLEGDLKLAQESIMDLENDKQQSDEKIKRKDFEVSQLLGKIEDEQSLGAQLQKKIKELQARIEELEEEIEAERAARAKVEKQRADLSRELEEISERLEEAGGATAAQIEMNKKREAEFQKLRRDLEESTLQHEATAAALRKKQADSVAELGEQIDNLQRVKQKLEKEKSEYKMEIDDLASNLEAVAKSKSNLEKMCRTLEDQLSELKTRNDEHTRQLNDVNVQKARLQTENGEFGRQLEEKEALVSQLTRGKQAHTQQIEELKRQIEEEVKAKNALAHSVQSARHDCDLLREQFEEEQEAKAELQRAMSKANSEVAQWRTKYETDAIQRTEELEEAKKKLAQRLQEAEETIEAVNSKCASLEKTKQRLQGEVEDLMIDVERANALAANLDKKQRNFDKVLAEWKQKYEEGQAELEGAQKEARSLSTELFKMKNSYEEALDHLETLKRENKNLQQEISDLTEQLGETGKTIHELEKAKKTVETEKSEIQTALEEAEGTLEHEESKILRIQLELTQVKSEIDRKLAEKDEEMEQIKRNSQRVIESMQTTLDAEVRSRNDALRVKKKMEGDLNEMEIQLSHANRQAAEAQKQLRNVQGQLKDAQLHLDEAIRGQEDMKEQVAMVERRNNLMLAEIEELRAALEQTERGRKVAEQELVDASERVTLLHSQNTSLINTKKKLEADLVQVQGEVEDTVQEARNAEEKAKKAITDAAMMAEELKKEQDTSAHLERMKKNLEVTVKDLQHRLDEAENLAMKGGKKQLQKLEARVRELESEVEAEQRRGADAVKGVRKYERRVKELTYQTEEDKKNVNRLQDLVDKLQLKVKAYKRQAEEAEEQANTHLSRYRKVQHELEEAQERADIAESQVNKLRAKSRDIGKGKEAE, encoded by the exons ATGGGAGATGGAGAAATGGAATGTTTTGGCCCGGCGGCCATCTTCCTCCGGaagccagagagagaaaggattgAGTCTCAGAACAAACCTTTTGATGCCAAAACAGCATACTTCGTTTCTGAGCCCAGTGAAATGTACCTCAAAGGGGTTCTGCAAAGCAAAGAAGGTGGCAAAGCCACTGTCAAAACTTTATGTGGAAAA ACTCTCACAGTTAAGGAAGATGACATTTTTCCCATGAACCCTCCAAAATTTGATAAAATTGAGGACATGGCCATGATGACCCACCTCAACGAACCTGCTGTGCTGTATAACCTCAAAGAGCGTTACGCAGCATGGATGATCTAT ACCTACTCAGGGTTGTTCTGCGTCACTGTGAACCCCTACAAGTGGCTCCCAGTGTACGATGCAGTCGTTGTGACTGCATACAGAGGCAAAAAGAGAGTTGAAGCCCCACCTCACATCTTTTCGATCTCTGATAACGCCTATCAGTTCATGCTCACtg ACCGGGAGAACCAATCTATCCTGATCAC TGGAGAATCTGGTGCAGGAAAGACTGTGAACACCAAACGTGTCATCCAGTACTTTGCGACAATTGCAGTGTCTGGACAGAAGAAGACAGAGCCTACTCCTGGCAAAATGCAG GGATCGCTGGAGGACCAAATCATCGCAGCAAACCCCTTGCTGGAGGCTTATGGTAATGCCAAAACTGTGAGGAATGACAACTCATCTCGTTTT GGCAAATTTATCAGAATCCATTTTGGGACCACAGGAAAGCTGGCCTCTGCTGACATTGAAACTT ATCTGCTGGAAAAGTCAAGAGTCACTTTCCAGTTGTCTGCTGAGAGAAGCTACCACATTTTCTACCAGCTCATGACTGGACACAAACCAGAACTGCTTG aggcACTACTTATTACAACCAACCCCTACGACTACCCAATGATCAGCCAGGGTGAAATCACAGTCAAGAGCATCAATGATGTGGAGGAGTTCATTGCCACAGAT ACAGCTATTGACATCCTCGGCTTCACCGCTGATGAGAAAATTAACATCTACAAGCTGACCGGTGCTGTGGTGCATCATGGAAACATGAAGTTCAAGCAGAAGCAGAGGGAGGAGCAGGCTGAGCCTGATGGCACTGAGG TGGCTGATAAAATCGCCTACCTCATTGGCCTGAACTCAGCCGACATGCTTAAAGCTTTGTGCTACCCCAGAGTCAAAGTCGGAAATGAGTTTGTGACCAAAGGCCAGACTGTACCTCAG GTGAACAACGCTGTCAGTGCCCTCTGCAAATCCATCTATGAGAAAATGTTCTTGTGGATGGTCATCCGAATTAATGAGATGCTGGATACAAAGCAGCCAAGACAGTTCTTCATTGGTGTACTGGACATCGCTGGATTTGAGATCTttgat TTCAACAGCTTGGAGCAGCTCTGCATTAACTTCACAAATGAGAAACTGCAACAGTTTTTCAACCACCACATGTTCGTGCTGGAACAAGAGGAGTACAAGAAAGAAGGTATTGAGTGGGAGTTCATTGACTTCGGAATGGACTTGGCTGCCTGCATTGAACTTATTGAGAAG CCAATGGGCATCTTCTCCATCCTTGAAGAGGAGTGCATGTTTCCCAAAGCCACAGACACATCCTTCAAGAACAAGCTGCATGACCAGCACCTTGGAAAAAGTGCTGCCTTTCAAAAGCCAAAGCCTGCCAAAGGCAAAGCTGAGGCCCACTTCTCCCTGGTGCACTACGCCGGCACTGTGGACTACAACATTGTTGGCTGGTTGGACAAGAACAAGGATCCACTGAATGACTCTGTTGTGCAGCTGTACCAGAAGTCAGCAAACAAACTGCTGTGCTTCCTGTACGCAGCCCATGCATCAGCTGAGG CCGAGAGTGGTGGAAAGAAAGGTGGGAAAAAGAAGGGTGGCTCCTTCCAGACAGTGTCTGCTCTGTTTAGG GAAAACTTGGGCAAACTGATGACGAATTTGAGGAGCACTCACCCTCACTTTGTACGTTGTTTGATTCCCAACGAGTCTAAGACTCCAG GTCTGATGGAGAACTTTCTGGTCATCCACCAGTTGAGGTGTAATGGTGTGCTGGAGGGTATCAGAATCTGCAGAAAGGGATTCCCAAGCAGAATCCTCTATGGTGACTTCAAGCAGAG ATACAAAGTATTGAATGCCagtgtcatcccagaaggacaGTTCATTGACAACAAAAAAGCTTCAGAGAAACTCCTGGGCTCCATTGATGTGGACCACACCCAGTACAAGTTTGGACACACCAAA GTGTTCTTCAAAGCTGGTCTTCTGGGTACTCTTGAAGAGATGCGAGATGACAAACTAGCTGAGCTAGTGACCATGACTCAGGCTTTATGCCGTGGTTTCCTCATGAGAAGGGAGTTTATCAAGATGATGGAGAGAAG AGAGGCCATCTTTGCGATTCAATACAACATCCGATCATTCATGAATGTGAAACACTGGCCATGGATGAAGCTTTACTTCAAGATCAAACCTCTTCTCAAGTCTGCAGAGACTGAGAAGGAAATGGCTGCCATGAAAGAGAACTTTGATAAAATGAAGGAGGACTTGGCAAAGGCACTGGCCAAGAAGAAAGAGCTCGAGGAGAAAATGGTGTCTCTGCTACAAGAGAAAAATGACCTGCAACTCCAAGTAGCAGCT GAATCAGAAAACCTGTCTGATGCTGAGGAAAGGTGTGAGGGACTCATCAAGAGCAAGATCCAGCTTGAAGCTAAACTCAAAGAGACAAATGAGAGactggaggatgaggaggaaatCAATGCTGAGCTGACTGCCAAGAAGAGGAAACTAGAGGACGAGTGCTCTGAGCTGAAGAAGGACATTGATGACCTGGAGCTCACCTTGGCCAAAGTGGAAAAGGAGAAACATGCCACTGAGAACAAG GTAAAAAACCTTACTGAAGAGATGACTTCACAAGATGAAGCTATTGCTAAAttaagcaaagaaaagaaagcccTCCAAGAGGCACACCAGCAGACTCTGGATGATCTCCAGGCAGAGGAAGACAAAGTCAACACTCTGACCAAATCAAAGACAAAACTTGAGCAACAAGTCGATGAT CTGGAAGGTTCtctggaacaagaaaagaagCTGCGTATGGACCTTGAGAGAGCCAAGAGAAAGCTTGAGGGTGACCTGAAACTGGCCCAGGAGTCCATAATGGACTTGGAGAATGACAAGCAGCAGTCTGacgaaaagatcaaaag GAAGGATTTTGAGGTTAGCCAGCTTCTTGGGAAAATTGAGGATGAACAATCTTTGGGTGCTCAGCTGCAAAAGAAGATCAAGGAACTTCAG GCTCGCATTGAGGAGCTGGAGGAAGAAATTGAGGCTGAGCGCGCAGCTCGTGCTAAAGTTGAGAAGCAGAGAGCTGATCTCTCCAGGGAACTTGAGGAGATCAGTGAGAGGCTTGAGGAAGCTGGAGGTGCCACCGCTGCTCAGATCGAGATGAACAAGAAGCGCGAGGCGGAGTTCCAGAAACTGCGTCGTGATCTGGAAGAGTCCACTCTGCAGCATGAAGCCACAGCTGCTGCACTCCGCAAGAAACAAGCTGACAGCGTTGCTGAGCTTGGAGAGCAGATCGACAACCTCCAGCGTGTCAAACAGAAGCTGGAGAAGGAAAAGAGTGAATATAAGATGGAAATAGATGACCTGGCAAGTAACTTGGAGGCTGTGGCAAAATCAAAG TCTAATCTTGAGAAGATGTGCCGTACATTAGAGGACCAATTAAGCGAGCTAAAAACCAGGAATGATGAACACACACGTCAACTTAATGACGTAAATGTGCAAAAAGCACGGCTACAGACTGAAAATG GTGAGTTTGGACGCCAACTAGAGGAGAAAGAAGCTCTTGTTTCTCAGTTGACCAGAGGCAAGCAGGCCCACACTCAACAGATTGAGGAACTCAAGAGACAGATTGAAGAGGAAGTAAAA GCCAAGAATGCCCTCGCTCATAGTGTCCAATCAGCTCGTCATGACTGTGATCTGCTCAGAGAGCAGTTTGAAGAAGAGCAGGAGGCCAAGGCTGAGCTTCAGCGTGCAATGTCCAAGGCCAACAGTGAGGTGGCTCAGTGGAGAACCAAATACGAGACCGATGCCATCCAGCGTACTGAGGAGCTTGAGGAGGCCAA GAAAAAGCTTGCTCAGCGGCTTCAAGAGGCTGAGGAAACCATTGAAGCTGTGAACTCAAAATGTGCTTCTCTGGAGAAGACCAAGCAAAGGCTGCAGGGTGAAGTGGAAGACCTCATGATCGATGTGGAGAGAGCCAATGCCCTTGCAGCAAACCTTGACAAAAAGCAAAGGAACTTCGACAAG GTCTTGGCAGAATGGAAGCAGAAGTATGAAGAAGGTCAGGCTGAACTAGAGGGAGCTCAAAAAGAGGCTCGTTCTCTCAGCACTGAACTCTTCAAGATGAAGAACTCGTACGAGGAAGCTCTTGACCATCTGGAGAccctaaagagagagaataaaaatcTGCAAC AGGAGATCTCTGACCTGACTGAACAACTTGGTGAAACTGGAAAGACCATTCATGAGCTGGAGAAAGCAAAGAAGACAGTGGAAACTGAGAAATCAGAAATCCAAACTGCCCTAGAAGAGGCTGAG GGCACACTTGAGCATGAGGAATCCAAGATTCTTCGTATTCAACTAGAGCTCACTCAAGTGAAAAGTGAAATAGACAGGAAACTGGCTGAGAAGGACGAGGAGATGGAGCAGATCAAGAGAAACAGCCAGAGGGTGATTGAGTCCATGCAGACCACTCTGGATGCTGAAGTCAGGAGCAGGAATGATGCTTTGAGGGTCaagaagaagatggagggaGATCTCAATGAGATGGAGATTCAGCTGAGCCATGCCAACCGCCAGGCTGCTGAGGCCCAGAAACAGCTCAGAAATGTTCAAGGACAGCTCAAG GATGCCCAACTGCACCTTGATGAGGCTATAAGAGGACAGGAAGACATGAAAGAGCAAGTGGCCATGGTAGAGCGCAGGAATAACCTGATGCTGGCAGAGATTGAGGAACTGAGAGCTGCACtggagcagacagagagaggccgCAAAGTGGCAGAACAGGAGCTGGTTGATGCCAGTGAGCGTGTGACACTGCTGCACTCCCAG AACACCAGCCTTATCAATACCAAGAAGAAGCTTGAGGCAGATCTTGTTCAAGTCCAAGGTGAGGTAGAGGACACAGTCCAGGAAGCACGAAATGCCGAAGAGAAGGCAAAGAAGGCTATCACTGAT GCTGCCATGATGGCAGAGGAGCTGAAGAAGGAGCAAGACACCAGTGCCCATCTGGAGAGAATGAAGAAGAATCTTGAAGTCACAGTAAAAGATCTGCAGCACCGTCTGGATGAGGCTGAGAACCTTGCAATGAAAGGTGGAAAGAAGCAGCTCCAGAAACTGGAAGCCAGG GTGCGTGAGCTGGAGAGTGAAGTCGAAGCTGAGCAGAGACGTGGCGCTGATGCTGTTAAAGGAGTACGTAAATATGAGAGGAGAGTGAAGGAACTCACCTACCag actgaggaGGACAAGAAGAATGTGAATAGACTGCAGGATCTGGTGGACAAACTGCAGCTGAAAGTGAAGGCCTACAAGAGGCAGGCTGAGGAAGCT GAGGAGCAGGCCAACACTCACCTGTCCAGATATAGGAAAGTACAGCACGAGCTGGAAGAAGCTCAGGAGCGTGCGGACATTGCTGAGTCACAGGTCAACAAGCTGAGAGCCAAGAGCAGAGATATTGGAAAA GGCAAGGAAGCAGAATGA